A genomic stretch from Candidatus Melainabacteria bacterium includes:
- a CDS encoding glycosyltransferase, with protein sequence MTAIQERQSEQILFISLEHWDNVWRRNQIICAQLLARHPQAEILWVGPPTDLWNIQGIKSVNAPLGTLFRPAGKEMKLYALKPFKPLPNVVGRKLNERLFVQCVSAAIKKLGWKNYITWVNNQSYCHLLPYENSTKLIYDITDDWSHASVPPHILAQVKADDEWMLHNADEVIVCSEDLLKNKRDRSKSIHLIRNGVKLKPYLPESLVQTATPSEMKLEGSIAGYIGTLHEDRLDVELVIESAGKLRSINFVFIGPNSLTAENTRRLTELPNVHIFGARPYEQLPAYMSAFDICITPHVVSPFTESLDPIKMYEYMATGKPIVSTACAGFRDLRDLIHIADNTGRFTSLVTVAIEESKQITVNAPSNGDAGTGNASAGSRARVAWAGEQTWDKRVDAVEQILNWNPAAAPV encoded by the coding sequence ATGACAGCAATACAAGAACGGCAGAGCGAGCAAATTCTCTTCATCTCACTCGAACACTGGGACAACGTCTGGCGCCGCAACCAGATCATCTGCGCTCAACTACTGGCACGGCACCCGCAAGCTGAAATTCTCTGGGTAGGTCCACCTACAGATCTCTGGAACATACAGGGAATCAAATCGGTTAACGCCCCGCTCGGCACGCTCTTCAGACCAGCAGGCAAGGAGATGAAGCTGTATGCGCTGAAACCTTTTAAACCGCTGCCAAATGTTGTCGGACGTAAGCTTAATGAACGCCTCTTCGTGCAGTGTGTATCGGCAGCAATCAAAAAACTGGGATGGAAGAATTACATTACCTGGGTCAACAATCAGTCATACTGCCATCTTCTGCCCTATGAGAATTCCACAAAATTGATCTACGACATCACCGATGATTGGTCGCATGCCTCTGTGCCACCACATATACTGGCGCAAGTGAAAGCAGACGATGAATGGATGCTGCACAACGCCGATGAAGTAATCGTTTGCAGCGAGGACCTCCTGAAGAACAAGCGGGACCGAAGCAAGAGCATTCACCTGATTCGAAACGGTGTAAAACTAAAACCCTACTTGCCGGAATCGCTTGTCCAGACAGCAACACCGTCCGAGATGAAGCTGGAAGGTTCGATAGCTGGATACATCGGCACTCTTCACGAAGACAGGCTGGATGTTGAGTTGGTTATTGAGAGCGCCGGCAAACTGCGGTCTATCAACTTCGTTTTCATCGGACCGAATTCTCTCACCGCCGAAAACACCCGCAGACTGACAGAGTTGCCAAACGTGCACATTTTTGGGGCGCGCCCTTACGAACAGCTGCCAGCATATATGAGCGCATTCGATATCTGTATAACACCACATGTGGTGAGTCCATTTACAGAATCGCTCGACCCAATCAAAATGTATGAATACATGGCTACCGGCAAGCCGATCGTTTCAACAGCCTGTGCCGGCTTCAGAGACTTAAGGGACCTGATTCATATTGCCGATAACACCGGTCGATTCACAAGCCTGGTAACCGTGGCAATTGAGGAAAGTAAACAGATTACCGTCAATGCCCCGAGCAACGGGGACGCCGGCACGGGCAACGCCAGCGCTGGCAGCAGGGCTCGAGTAGCTTGGGCTGGCGAGCAGACGTGGGATAAGCGCGTCGATGCTGTTGAGCAGATTTTGAACTGGAATCCCGCAGCCGCGCCAGTCTAG